Proteins from one uncultured Anaeromusa sp. genomic window:
- a CDS encoding Fur family transcriptional regulator has protein sequence MDFSVAALLREKGFKVTPQRLAIYQVLSNTTQHPCAEAIFNELQPHYPTMSLATVYKTIEILREIGMVQVLNVGEDSFRYDATVENHPHVRCMDCGRVDDMHDIDASSFVKQVSDKTDYVLSGQQFYFYGICPACQKKQQAQARN, from the coding sequence ATGGATTTCTCCGTAGCGGCTCTCTTGCGGGAGAAAGGATTCAAAGTAACCCCTCAACGTCTGGCGATTTATCAGGTTTTGTCTAATACGACACAGCATCCCTGCGCCGAAGCGATTTTCAACGAATTGCAGCCCCATTATCCGACGATGAGCTTGGCCACTGTGTACAAGACTATCGAGATTTTGCGGGAAATTGGCATGGTACAGGTGCTCAATGTAGGCGAAGACAGCTTCCGCTACGATGCGACCGTCGAAAACCATCCTCATGTACGTTGCATGGATTGCGGCCGCGTGGATGACATGCATGATATTGACGCCAGCTCTTTTGTGAAACAAGTCAGCGACAAAACGGACTATGTTTTATCAGGCCAGCAGTTCTATTTCTATGGCATCTGTCCGGCCTGCCAGAAAAAGCAACAAGCGCAAGCGCGCAACTAA
- a CDS encoding Tex family protein, whose product MKLEQIPGILAQELRIAPHQANATISLLDDGNTVPFIARYRKEATGELDEEQIRLIEERLAYLRNLAKRQEEILASIEEQQKLTPELQAAIEKTTKLQELEDLYLPYRPKKRTRAQIAREKGLEPLADLLRQLPAGKSPDEAAAAMLAALPDIETAEEALAGASDIIAEQTSEDASIRAWLRKELWQKGEITAEFAVEEEAAKEVLAYKDYREPVKRMPSHRILAINRGEKKELLKVHLVAPHEEFIAALCRRIISTPNGASEWLASAIADGYKRLLFPALEREIRNLLSEHAEKQAIRVFSLNLRQLLLQAPLAGHTVIGLDPGYRTGCKVAVIDPTGAVLETTTIYITHSTAQKQQSAQKVLDLCRRHKITLAAIGNGTASFETEEFVANLIAEHQLPLRYLIANEAGASVYSASKLAREEMPDLDVSIRGAVSIARRIQDPLAELVKIEPKAIGVGQYQHDVDQKELAHTLDAVVESAVNHVGVELNTASGALLRHVAGINATVAKNIVAHREVNGPFRQRKELLKVARLGPAAYTQCAGFLRLAASPHPLDNTPVHPESYSLAENLLAKLGFTLKDLSNKDRLAALQSQAPQADVAKLAKELEAGEPTVRDILAALAKPGRDPREDVPLPLTRQQVVKLSELQPGSIVQGTVHNVTDFGVFVDIGIKVKGLVHRSELSRKPFRHPLDVVSVGDILEVLILSVDEERNRIALSLKQVPAKD is encoded by the coding sequence ATGAAACTAGAACAAATCCCCGGCATTCTCGCCCAGGAGCTACGCATTGCGCCGCACCAGGCGAACGCCACGATCTCCCTCTTGGACGACGGCAATACTGTCCCGTTCATCGCACGGTATCGCAAAGAAGCAACCGGCGAGCTGGACGAAGAACAAATCCGTCTCATTGAAGAACGCTTAGCGTATCTGCGGAATTTGGCCAAACGCCAAGAAGAAATTCTCGCTTCCATTGAGGAGCAGCAAAAGCTGACGCCTGAACTTCAGGCAGCTATCGAGAAAACCACCAAGCTGCAAGAACTGGAGGATCTCTATCTTCCATATCGCCCCAAAAAGCGCACACGGGCGCAAATCGCCCGCGAAAAAGGTCTCGAGCCTCTGGCCGATCTGCTGCGCCAGCTTCCTGCCGGAAAAAGCCCTGACGAAGCGGCCGCTGCTATGCTGGCTGCGTTGCCGGATATTGAAACGGCAGAAGAAGCGCTAGCCGGAGCCTCGGATATTATTGCAGAACAAACCTCAGAAGATGCTTCTATCCGCGCCTGGCTGCGCAAAGAACTGTGGCAAAAAGGCGAAATCACTGCGGAATTTGCCGTTGAGGAAGAAGCCGCTAAAGAAGTTCTGGCCTATAAAGACTACCGCGAACCGGTAAAACGCATGCCGTCCCATCGTATTCTCGCCATCAATCGCGGTGAAAAGAAGGAGCTTCTCAAGGTACACTTAGTAGCGCCGCACGAAGAGTTTATCGCCGCTTTGTGCCGAAGAATCATTTCCACGCCCAATGGCGCCTCGGAGTGGCTGGCCTCGGCCATTGCCGACGGCTATAAGCGTCTGCTTTTCCCTGCCTTGGAGCGGGAAATCCGCAATCTCCTCTCGGAGCACGCCGAAAAGCAAGCCATCCGCGTCTTCAGCCTCAACCTGCGCCAGTTGCTGCTGCAGGCTCCCTTAGCCGGACATACCGTAATCGGCCTTGACCCTGGCTACCGCACCGGCTGCAAGGTGGCTGTCATTGATCCTACGGGGGCGGTTCTGGAGACCACTACCATTTACATTACCCATTCGACGGCGCAAAAACAGCAGAGCGCCCAAAAAGTGCTGGATCTCTGCCGCCGCCATAAGATCACGCTGGCAGCCATCGGCAATGGCACAGCTTCCTTTGAAACAGAGGAGTTTGTCGCCAACCTCATTGCCGAGCATCAACTGCCGCTGCGCTATCTCATCGCCAACGAAGCCGGCGCCTCGGTCTACTCCGCCTCTAAGCTGGCCCGGGAGGAAATGCCGGATTTGGATGTTTCGATTCGCGGCGCTGTTTCCATCGCCCGCCGCATCCAGGATCCTTTAGCCGAGCTGGTCAAGATCGAACCCAAGGCCATCGGCGTCGGCCAGTACCAGCATGATGTCGATCAAAAGGAGCTGGCCCACACGCTAGACGCTGTTGTTGAGTCAGCGGTTAACCATGTAGGCGTAGAATTAAACACCGCCTCGGGAGCGTTGCTGCGTCATGTAGCCGGCATTAATGCGACTGTCGCTAAAAACATTGTAGCTCACCGCGAGGTCAACGGCCCCTTCCGACAGCGCAAAGAGCTGCTGAAGGTCGCCCGTCTGGGTCCTGCTGCCTATACGCAATGCGCAGGGTTCCTCCGTTTGGCCGCTTCTCCCCATCCGCTAGATAATACGCCGGTCCATCCGGAATCTTACTCTTTGGCGGAAAATCTGCTCGCCAAGCTGGGTTTCACCTTGAAAGATTTAAGCAATAAAGACCGGCTGGCCGCCCTGCAGTCGCAAGCGCCGCAGGCCGATGTCGCCAAGCTGGCTAAAGAGCTCGAAGCTGGCGAACCCACAGTCCGTGATATTCTGGCGGCCCTAGCCAAGCCGGGCCGCGACCCCCGGGAAGACGTACCGCTGCCGCTCACGCGTCAGCAGGTAGTCAAGCTGTCCGAACTGCAGCCAGGCAGCATCGTCCAAGGCACGGTGCATAATGTCACCGACTTCGGCGTCTTTGTCGACATCGGCATTAAGGTCAAGGGCCTGGTGCACCGTTCGGAACTCAGCCGCAAACCCTTCCGGCATCCGCTGGACGTGGTATCAGTCGGCGATATTCTGGAAGTACTCATTCTGTCCGTAGACGAAGAACGCAATCGCATCGCTCTCAGCCTCAAACAGGTGCCTGCGAAGGACTAA
- the deoC gene encoding deoxyribose-phosphate aldolase produces MRKLASYIDHTLLKATATPDDIRDLCEEAAMYGFAAVCVNPVYVDLAAHLLAGSGVKVATVVGFPLGANLTWVKEEETRQAVRCKADEIDMVISLGAAKSGQWDGVANDVHSVVEAAEGKIVKAILETCFLDDDEKCQAALAALRGGAHFVKTSTGFGSGGATVEDIQLLRRTVGDAAQIKASGGIRTLEQVRAMIAAGADRIGASAGVAIMQALQKESS; encoded by the coding sequence ATGCGGAAATTGGCTTCCTATATTGATCATACCTTGCTTAAGGCGACGGCGACTCCCGATGATATCCGGGATCTGTGCGAAGAGGCGGCAATGTATGGTTTTGCCGCCGTATGCGTCAATCCGGTCTATGTGGATTTAGCGGCGCATCTTTTGGCTGGCAGCGGCGTCAAGGTGGCTACTGTCGTGGGGTTCCCGTTAGGCGCTAACTTGACTTGGGTAAAAGAGGAAGAAACGCGCCAAGCCGTGCGCTGTAAGGCGGATGAAATCGATATGGTCATTTCCCTAGGGGCGGCGAAGAGCGGCCAATGGGATGGGGTGGCCAACGATGTGCATAGCGTCGTAGAGGCGGCGGAAGGCAAAATTGTCAAAGCCATCCTGGAAACTTGCTTTTTGGATGATGACGAAAAATGCCAAGCGGCGCTGGCGGCTCTTAGAGGGGGCGCGCATTTCGTGAAAACCTCCACAGGCTTTGGCAGCGGCGGCGCTACGGTAGAAGATATACAGCTGCTTCGTCGGACTGTAGGCGATGCTGCGCAGATCAAAGCTTCCGGCGGTATTCGTACGCTGGAACAGGTACGGGCGATGATTGCCGCCGGCGCCGACCGCATTGGCGCCAGTGCGGGTGTGGCTATTATGCAAGCACTACAGAAGGAGT